In Rhodospirillales bacterium RIFCSPLOWO2_02_FULL_58_16, a genomic segment contains:
- a CDS encoding O-succinylhomoserine sulfhydrylase, with the protein MGGGKSKKKSWRTATKLVRGGAQRSDFDETSEGLFLTSGYVYKSAEEAERTFKGEISRYQYSRYANPTVAMFEKRLALLEGADYCFATSSGMAAVFASLACQLSCGDRVVASRALFGSCKIIIDKVLCAFGVTCQLVDGLDLDQWKAALSKKTKAVFLETPSNPTLEIIDLKAVSDLARAAGALLVVDNVFATPVLQKPIEYGADIVVYSATKHIDGQGRCMGGAVLTNNEDYFNNLLIPFVRHTGPCISPFNAWVMVKSLETMELRMTRHCENALAVARHLEGHPAVVKAIYPGLASHPQHKLAMRQMSGQGGSIVTFEVPGGKAAAFKVLNAMKLIDISNNLGDAKSLTTHPATTTHMRFTQEERDKVGITDGLVRLSVGLEDVEDIKDDLNQALG; encoded by the coding sequence ATGGGCGGCGGCAAATCCAAAAAGAAATCATGGCGCACGGCGACCAAGCTGGTTCGCGGCGGAGCGCAACGATCCGACTTTGACGAAACCAGCGAGGGCCTGTTTCTGACCTCGGGCTACGTCTATAAATCCGCCGAGGAGGCCGAGCGGACCTTCAAGGGCGAAATTTCGCGCTACCAGTATTCCCGCTACGCCAATCCCACCGTCGCCATGTTCGAAAAAAGGCTGGCGCTGCTGGAAGGCGCCGATTATTGCTTCGCCACCTCCAGCGGCATGGCCGCCGTCTTTGCCTCGCTGGCCTGTCAACTAAGCTGCGGCGACCGGGTGGTGGCGTCACGCGCCCTGTTCGGATCGTGCAAGATCATCATCGACAAGGTGCTTTGCGCTTTCGGCGTAACGTGTCAACTGGTGGACGGCCTGGACCTTGATCAATGGAAGGCGGCCCTATCGAAAAAAACCAAAGCCGTGTTTCTGGAAACGCCGTCAAATCCGACGCTGGAGATCATCGACCTCAAGGCGGTCAGCGATCTGGCCCGCGCCGCCGGCGCCCTTCTGGTGGTCGATAACGTTTTCGCCACGCCGGTGCTGCAAAAGCCGATAGAATACGGCGCCGACATTGTCGTCTACTCCGCCACCAAGCACATCGACGGCCAGGGCCGGTGCATGGGCGGCGCCGTCCTTACCAATAACGAGGACTATTTCAACAACCTGCTGATTCCGTTTGTCCGCCATACCGGCCCCTGCATCAGCCCGTTCAACGCCTGGGTGATGGTGAAGAGTCTTGAGACCATGGAGCTGCGGATGACCCGCCATTGCGAAAACGCGCTGGCCGTCGCCCGCCATCTGGAAGGCCATCCTGCCGTTGTTAAGGCAATCTATCCCGGATTGGCGAGTCACCCTCAGCATAAACTGGCGATGAGGCAGATGAGCGGTCAGGGCGGCTCTATCGTCACCTTCGAGGTTCCCGGCGGCAAGGCGGCGGCGTTCAAGGTTCTCAACGCCATGAAGCTGATCGACATATCCAACAATCTCGGCGACGCCAAGAGTCTGACCACTCACCCGGCGACCACCACCCATATGCGCTTTACCCAGGAAGAACGCGACAAGGTCGGCATCACTGACGGCCTGGTCCGCCTGTCGGTGGGCCTGGAAGACGTGGAAGACATCAAGGACGATCTGAATCAGGCGCTGGGCTGA
- a CDS encoding biopolymer transporter ExbD: protein MAFNIDGGDFDQPLSEINVTPLVDVMLVLLVIFIIAAPLMAQALRIDLPRVAAAASQDPEVADLVMRKDKSLELDGSPITYGELHNVLSGMVRTRSEKLVLRLGGDATLPYQDITELLSLVRNCGITRIAFATQSP, encoded by the coding sequence ATGGCGTTCAATATTGACGGCGGCGATTTTGACCAACCGCTCTCGGAAATCAACGTCACCCCGCTGGTGGATGTCATGCTGGTTCTGCTGGTGATCTTTATTATCGCCGCGCCGCTGATGGCCCAGGCGTTGAGAATCGATCTTCCCCGCGTTGCCGCCGCCGCGTCGCAAGACCCGGAAGTCGCCGATCTGGTCATGCGCAAAGACAAAAGCCTGGAGCTTGACGGATCGCCGATCACTTACGGCGAACTGCATAACGTCCTGAGCGGAATGGTGCGGACCCGTTCCGAAAAGCTGGTGCTGCGGCTGGGCGGCGACGCGACGCTTCCCTACCAGGACATCACCGAACTGCTGTCCCTGGTTCGCAATTGCGGCATCACCCGGATCGCCTTCGCCACGCAAAGTCCTTAG